The genomic DNA TCAAACAGTAATAAATCAAGTTGCTGACTATGGTTTAGGGCCAGGCCATTTTatatagttttttattttttggtcgaAAAGGCCATTTTATATGGTTGATGCAGTCAATATGTATACGCATGCAAAATTGTAAATCGCATAAGGTCCAATATCCTTTCCACGCCTTTCAGTTTCGAAACTCCTCAtctcttaaattattgtaatagtttcgaatcctctcctctcctcttaataaataattaaattaaaaaaaaatgtatacacATGCAAATTTAATGCAAATGCATGGTCCTTGACTCCTTACGCCTTTACTTCTTTTCGTGGACCGCATGCATAATAATGCATGCAGATGTATGTTATACACATATGACATTGGAGCAATTTCTTAACAGGACTCCGTTTTACAGAAGCCAAATTAAACGTGGTAGAAGCCATGCATTCACCATATAGCCATGAACTTATGTTTCACTTTGTACTCAATTTTGTTGCTCTACAACGAGGATCCTATACGGTAAAGACATGGTATCTACGGAGGCCCTATCATCCCCTTTTTTTCTATAATAAAACATAATCCCTGTATTGGTGCCATAACTCCCGTTGCGAGTGTTTGAGAACTCTGTGTCAGCTTAAGCTTATTAAGGGTGCCTTTGGGAGGCCTTCAGGCTATCTCAAATGAGATTTGTTATTTCAGATGCACAATGTTGGCCAAAACTAACAGATTGATTGATTGTTTGTTATTAGTTAGGTCGTTTGCTTGCACCACAAGTAAATTGAACTTCGTTATCACGGGACTGTGCAATAGAGATATTAAATCTATGttaagttcttttctatgccttgTCCCAATGGACTTTATTCTTTGTGTTGGTGCCAAATAAAAGACAACCACAAATTGATCCAAAATGGCTCCAAGTCAGTTTGCAATTCTCATGTAAACGTAAAGACAGAAAGTAAGACCGTTTAGctggaaaaaggaaaagactgAAAGTAAAGTTAATGAAAGACTTGAGTGCTTGTTAAATGTTTACAACATATAAATAACTTGAACAAAAAGATAAGTATTTGAAGGTACAAGATAATAAGGTAGAGGGGAATGTGAAACACAAGCATTTGGGAAAGCTTGAACCTGTTCGGGCAAGTCCACGAGCTGTTCGGGCTAGTTCATAACACTGAAATGAgtgtttttattgaatttgaatacAGAAAATCGATACTCCATGAAATATAGCAAAGCTATAAAAGTATAGAGGGTGCTGAATGTATTGAAAAATActtgtaagaaaataaaaaatctgacTGCGAAGagcaaagtttttttatttttgatttgaGTGTCCATGTCTTCAACCTCTTTTCTGCTTTTAATAGAGAGAGCTTGTCATTGATTTGAAGTTCGTTTCGGATCAAATCCCCTTGAGTCAAGTTGATGACATGATTGGAATCAGAGAAGAAGACGCTTATCTTTTCAACTTGGTCTTTCGTTCTTCCAAAACCCCCCAGAATGCCACTGTAAAGTAGTTTTTCTCTTGTGAAAGTCGACTAAAGTGCTCTTACCGTGAACGGTTGTTCACCGACTCTAGTGTCAGATAAAAGcacttttgaatttgtttgggcTCGCACCCCCGGCCTTCTCGTTTATGAAAATGAATAGTCCATTCAGAAAGAAGAAATAGTTTGAGCCTAAAACAAGCCTAATGCTTATTTCCAGTTCAAACACCCTGCTAAAAGGGTCTCTCAAGCGCAAACCACACGTATATATATGGTCCCTCTCTTTGGCTCTGATCTGTCACATGtgccatatatataataaaaagagaCGTATCAGAAAGACATAATAATGTTGCCTCAGTATAAACACGTATATAGTTATAATCACGCAAACAAATCGAGCATGAGAGACTTTAATTAAACCAgcgcataaataaataaataaaatatgaatggAGTTGTCCCACTTCTATTTAGCTaggccaaattttgaaaaagatgTATCAGGAAGACATAATAATGCTGCCTCATTATAAACATGTATATAGCCATACTCTCGTAGAAAGAATATGGGCCATTCACCATGTAATTCTAGTTTCATGTGaacgagagatttttttagtacGTTCAGGACATATGGAGCAATATATacatcacatgtcattatacaagtggagaaaaaaaaaaaattcaagtgcccctccaattgtataataatatGTGGTATATCCTCCCATATTCcgaacacattgaaaaatcttttcaAGTGAACATATTTCATGGTTTTTCTGTAATGCATTAAATTAAGGACagtgttatccacacacacCTTTTTATCTCGCACATACATTGCTCAACTTTCGGtcatcggatcgaatgaattgaaagtTGATCAAAGGATAGAAATTAGCAAGAGGTGTGTGAAAGGTCAAAATGAATATGTGGATAGCACCATCCTCAATTAAAGTgacaaaaatgaagatcaaaAGTACAATTTTATTGTAATTGAGTGGATATATATAAGTCTCTGGCTGCAATGAAATTAGATTCATCAGAGAGTAGTGTAAGAGTGTAAAGGATCACGAGGAGAGATGGGTGGCTTTCCATGGACTAAGGAAGAGGATCAATTGCTCAGGAAATGCATAGAGCAGCATGGAGAAGGCAAATGGCATCGTCTTCCTCTCTTGGCTGGTATTTGCTTGCTTAACTTCATAATTTGCCATCAACTGAAGGCTGCTTCTATATTAAAGATTTTTTAAAAAGCACTTCGATTATAAAtaaatcgattttttttttaaaattcaagCGTTGTTTGGAAAAGCACTGACTCTTGAAGAAACGCTTATTAAGGAACAATaaagaaatattgtgaagtgcttttaagtttttatgCAAACCATACTAAAAAAAGGTTTTTGATTGTCAGAAAACACATTAGCTATTCTAGAATGCAATTTCAAATGGATCCTTAGATTCCTTAACTATTTTTCAATGGCATCTTATGAGcgattaatttcttttttgacaTGAAAATAGGACCCCTGTGGCATGTACAACACTACTGTATAAAGGGctgaatatatttatatttaatatattgaaAAAGTTGAGCTTTcatcataaactaaattgactGTATTGAGAGTAGTTCAACTTCTTATAATTTCATGTATGATATTTTCTCTCATCAATGTGGAATTCCTTCTCAGTATATATTTAGTATTGTTCTCAACTTTCTTATCAAGAATAGAACTTGTTAGGATATTGATTTTCACACTCTTAGTTTCTCATTCTGcactttttcttttaatttatttaactcTAAGAAGAGATAGAACACgtgaagaggaaaaaaaaaatgtgaaaatcatATCCTCCTGCTATCAATTAACActattttaaacactaaatttccctataaaaaaaacaataaattttatAGTAAAGAAGGAGATGGGACCAAAGTGGAGATTAAAAGGGTGGGTCATATCACTTCCATATCATTTCAGACATGCTATTGAAATTTTACCCCATATATAGGTTAGGTTAGGAGACAAAGATTGTTCATTTTTGGTTACCAATCTCATGTATACATTTCAACTTTTCATGGAAAACATGCTAGTGGGTCATACACACCCTTTAGACTAGGCATCTCGTTGGGTTCTTGAAGAAATTAGTCTACCTCCATATATATGAttattgaatatatatatatatatatatatatatatatatatatatatatatatagacacatacatacatacatacatacatacatacatacatggaTGGTGTTCCTAGTGATGATCTAGTTTGGGGATACTACTAATGACtcatttatgtttataagtgtttttacTACGATCTTTTAGTAGAAATACCATAAAATTTTAATGGCttcataaaagaagaaaaatggaaatgCTTCATAAAGAAGCATTCTACCAAAAAATTCTTTCACAGACAAACCCTAATTAGTTGATTAGAATTAAACAAGCTATCTTAATtgctaaaaaataaataaattatggcTACTCTCAGTGTCAAAAAGCATGTTAATCCCTCAAACATGGATATTATTGCTGTGAATTAAGGTCTAAACAGGTGCCGAAAGAGCTGTAGGCTGAGGTGGTTAAACTACCTCCGCCCAAACATCAAAAGAGGAAActttgaagaagaggaagtcGATCTCATCATCAAGCTCCACAGGCTCCTGGGAAACAGGTAAGTTCTAGTTAATAATCAACCACAAACCACACATATCTACTCTTGCGCATAAACCCTAATAGTCGATTTTTTTTGTCAGGTGGTCATCGGTTGCAGCTAGACTTCCGGGAAGGACTGGTAACGATGTGAAGAACTACTGGAATTGTCACTTGAGCAAAAGGCTAAACGCTCAACAAGATCATCAAAGTGAATATCATATTAATAACAAGCATGATGCAGTAAGGAACATTAATAATGGTGAAAAAGTCATAAGATCCCAAGCTTCAAACTCTGCAGGTACAAGCAGCTCAAGGAGGCCGTCATATGCACCAACTCCTCATCAACCAGTTATTGTATTTGTACAAGACGAAGGTAGCAGCACAGGGCCAATGCCAAAGCTATGCAATTTTAATGGAAATGGTCAGAATAATAATCTGATATTTGAGAATAATAATAGTACTGGTATTAATGCGAGTCACCATCCAATGGATGATGACCTTCCACCATTTGATCAACAAGTTAAAGAATATCATCAAGGTAGCGATGATGGTGATCATCAAGGTAGCGATGATGGTGATCAGGTCAACAGAAAATGGGAGTGGGACGACTCCATCTTCGCCGACATGGACCTCTGGACTGATTAATTTAGGAACTTATTATGAGAGGGATTTGCTTAACTATTAATTAGGTGTTCGTCATTATTAGTATgatataattttaatttatgcatCAACATGTACTACCGAATGTTAATGAAATTAAGAGGTGATGTGAATAATGACCAATATAGGGAAACATTTGTCCTTTCAGTTCAACTTAAATTAACCTAAGAAATATTCTATCAAGAGACACAGATTAGTTTGATTTAAATCAATAAAcatgagaaaatggaatttcTTGTGGTATAAAGTACAATGTTTTAaccttctttattttctttttgcctTGCTACAATTTTaatttgggagttttaacgaaaaacctgcggtactgtttactttaacgaaaaaccacatttttacactaaaaagttaaacctagtactatttactttaccatttattttgttcttatcgttaaaactcaagattttcaagcctttttcattaatttttctttttaattttaggcACAAGTTCTGGTGTAATGGCTTACGTCCCGCCCCACAAGAAGCACATAAAGGAAAAGGCGAGGCCGTTACCAACGCCAGAGCTGCTTGCTCCCCAGTtcaagaaaaatttaaaatatgtgaAGCCATCTAAGTATAGTTTTGATCCAAGATTTCTTTATGCATATGCAAACCATGCTACATCGAGATTTTCTAATTTCTACCATTGGTTTGAATGATCAGAACCAGTTTCCGTCTACCGAGCGTTAAGCTTGTGCCCATTTCCTTGGAATCTGCAGAGAGGAATAATGAAGAAAAAACTCTAGCTCTGATAAACACTTATCTAGATAATGGTAGCTAGTATAACATTTTGTTAATTAGTACATTGATTTATATCTTGTAAGTTTGTTACTTAGATTCTATAAGGAAATTGCCAAAGACTCCTTGGGTATCTATAGCAGAATGTGCTTGAGGACCTTGTTTCTTCATTTAAaaatgcaaggaatgaagtcgaGAGTAGTGTGGAAATAAGCTCGAAGAATTTTGTCCGAATTTGGTTGCTAGTGGGAAAATTTCTATTTCATATGTTTGGTTTCCTTCTTAATTAGTGAGCTCATTGATTTGCCATGCATATATTGAAGTGTTGAACAATGTAAAAGTCCCACATGGGAAACTTGACACAATTGAGCTTATAATGGATGGTTCTACAATTAATTGTATCGAAGTCTTTTGTATAAAATCTACGACATATTAGATTGCACAGTTGAAACTTTGACAGAAAGCATGTGCTatatttttaggtttgatttctttctttgtaACTCTCAGGACTCCTTGAATGAACCTGGAATCCATAAGTGAAAGTTTGGATTCTGGAATCTTTAGACAATGGAAGACATCATTTTTCACAAACGTTCTGGTGTCATACAAGGAATACACTGTAAAGGAAGTTGTCCCGAAGGTTGGACTGGAGTTCAAATTAAGGGGAGGAAGAATTATACCATGAAATGTTGAAGTCGGCTCGATTTCTGATATGCTGCAGGAAAATGTGAAGTTGATATGGGACAACTTCTTGTGCTGTAAACCTTTTTCTAACATGAAATGAAACTACTGCATGCAAGCTGCAAGCCTTTCACTATTGAAATAACGAACCGTTTTCTGCTTCGTTGTGAATCTATGTGGTATTAGTTAAGTTCTTATTGTGAGAGTGATTTGCTTTGCTTAATTTTATGATATCAGGATATCAACCCTAACTTCTAATAAGCTAATGCAAggtcttttaactttttgatgACGAACAACACTTAATATCACATGttaaaaatccaaatttttatACGTTATTTTTGTCCTCTAGTGTGATTCTTAAACTATGAGAGTGCTCGTACTCGTATAGTTTATATATGGTTAGTTAAGGACAATTTCCATTTCCAAGTTTAATTCTCCTCCCTCAATTGCAGTTTTCCTTACACTATAATTCATTTGCTAAGAGTTTGTACCTCGAATGGTTAAAAATATAATGTTCACTCTTTCGCTCGAAGTTACGTAAACAATTCTCCCTTTCTTGCACAAAGCTAATTTTTTTTCGTTATCAAAACCCTCCAGCGAGGTTAATTAGCAAAAAGGATTCCAAAGAAAAAACCCTCCCGCAAGGtttgtcacaaaaaaaaaaaaaaaaaaaaatatatatatatatatatatatatatatatatatatgtatgtatgtataagtACAACCCTCCAGCAAGGTGtctctaaaaagaaaaaatggaaaaagccCTCCAGCAAGTTGCCATTTTATAAAgggaaaaaacttcaaaaggcAATGCAGAGAGTAAATATATATAGTGAAAGAACTGCCGATTGATCACCCcaattcttcatcttcatccCCATTTCTGCTCTATCTAGATTTCAACTTTCTATCTACCTCTGTGTATTGATTACTGGGTAAGCTCCCCTTTCTtcattttcctctctctctctctctacttataaattgtttgaattatgtCTGCTCTCTGTTCTGTGTTCGTATCATTTCCAATATATGTTTTGCTCCAATAAAGTGATAAATAATGATTACCCAGTTGATCAATTTCTTAGGAAATAACAGATTCTCACTTTATTAGCTCAAcccttcttttaatttttgtaattttttccgAATACAAATGAaagatttcaattttctcagaaaccaaTTGGAAGTAAATGGAATTAAATTAACCAAGAAACTTAGAGATAAGTCTGATATTCTTCAATAAACATGAGAAAGAACACTTCTTGCTGCATAAATGTGAGTACtctgttttaagtctttttttttttacgaaaactaatgaaaacggTTTGAAAAcgttaagttttaacgataatgacgaaataaagggtaaattgaacagtattaggattgactttttagtgtaaaaatgtggtttttcgttaaagtgaagaGTACCGAAaatatttcattaaagttcccctttttttttttttttttttttatcggttGGCCTAATTTTGATCTTTGATTTTTTAGGCATTAGTGCTAGTTCTACAATGGCTTACATTCCACCACACAAGCGGTACTCGAAGGAACCGGAGAGGCCATTGCTGACTCCAGAGCTGCTTGCTCCTCAATTCAAGAAAAACTTAAACGTCAAGCCATATAATAAGTCTAATGTGGAATGGACTGTAAAAATAGTTTATGCAGATCATTCTACATTGAGATGGCTCACCATTGGTTTGGATGACGATAACCAATTTCTGCCTTCTGTTAATCTTATGCCCATTTACTTGGAGTCCACTGAGCCGAAAATTGGAGAAAACCGTCTAGCTTTAATCAATACTAGTCTAGATAACGGTTGGTACTctaatatttctttttagtgCATTTATCTTGTATGTTGTTACTTGGGTTGTGGatatgtttggttttttttttcatgcttgATATGTGACAGAAGGTGGTGAGGTGAAATGGAATTTGCCAAGGAGCCCTGGGGTATCTATAACAGAAAATGTGCTGGAagacttgatttcttcttttaaaCACGTGAAGAATGAAATGAAGTGCGCAAAGCTCAAAGAAGTAAATCCTACTTTGATTGCTAGAGTGGGGAAAGTACTTTTTCGTAGGTTAGATTTCTCCTTATATGATTCATTGGTTGGCTATTGAGCCTATTGTGCCATTCATTTAGTTGATTGTTTAACCCGATTATGCTTTTTACCTTTATGTTGTTCTTTTATCCGCCTCAGAATACTGGTTGAAGTAGAACAAATAATAGTCTATACTATGATAAAATGTTACATTTGGCATTTTAGTTAAGAAGGTAGGATGCCAAGTTGGACAGTGAAGCAGGATTC from Pyrus communis chromosome 17, drPyrComm1.1, whole genome shotgun sequence includes the following:
- the LOC137723150 gene encoding transcription factor WER-like isoform X1, which produces MGGFPWTKEEDQLLRKCIEQHGEGKWHRLPLLAGLNRCRKSCRLRWLNYLRPNIKRGNFEEEEVDLIIKLHRLLGNRWSSVAARLPGRTGNDVKNYWNCHLSKRLNAQQDHQSEYHINNKHDAVRNINNGEKVIRSQASNSAGTSSSRRPSYAPTPHQPVIVFVQDEGSSTGPMPKLCNFNGNGQNNNLIFENNNSTGINASHHPMDDDLPPFDQQVKEYHQGSDDGDHQGSDDGDQVNRKWEWDDSIFADMDLWTD
- the LOC137723150 gene encoding transcription factor MYB1-like isoform X2, translating into MGGFPWTKEEDQLLRKCIEQHGEGKWHRLPLLAGLNRCRKSCRLRWLNYLRPNIKRGNFEEEEVDLIIKLHRLLGNRWSSVAARLPGRTGNDVKNYWNCHLSKRLNAQQDHQSTSSSRRPSYAPTPHQPVIVFVQDEGSSTGPMPKLCNFNGNGQNNNLIFENNNSTGINASHHPMDDDLPPFDQQVKEYHQGSDDGDHQGSDDGDQVNRKWEWDDSIFADMDLWTD